The DNA window CCTAAAAATACATTATGCATTCCGGTAAACATTGCAAGCCCCATACATGAAGTTGCTCCCAGGTAGCAGAAGAACTGCAGGAAGGATTTTTTATTTCCAATAGTGTCAGCTAAAGAAGACAGAAATGGAGATAACAATACTACAATAAAGAATGATATCGTTAAAGAATATCCATACACCGCATCCGGCTGATATCCTTCACCAAAGATTTTGATGGTATGCCTTACCGGAACATCAATCCATTTTTTTGTTTCCGCTATATATTCTTTTTTCTCATACGCTGTGGTGAGGATAGAATAGTAAATAGGAAAAATTGTAGAAGTAATAACCAAGGAGTAAACAGAATTGGCCCAGTCGTATACTGCCCAGGCTTTCATAATCTTCGGGTTATTTTTTATGTTTTTAGGCTGTCGATTCTCAGTTTCAGACATTTCAAATAAATATTAGTAGCACAAAAATAGAAAAACCATTAAGAAATGGATAAGTTTTTGAAAAAATTATCTATTCCTTAATGGTAATATGTTATAAAACAATATATTACATATTTTCAATTACGATTGCAGAGGCACCTCCACCACCGTTGCAGATTGCTGCAGCTCCGTATTTTGCATTATTTTGCTTCAATACATTGATCAGTGTAACAATAATTCTTGAACCTGAACTTCCCAGTGGGTGTCCTAATGCTACTGCTCCTCCGTTTACATTTACTTTGGAAGCATCTAATCCTAAAATTTTATTATTAGCTAATCCTACTACAGAGAAAGCTTCATTAAACTCGAAGAAATCGATATCTGCAATTTCTAAACCTGCTTTTTTAAGAGCAATTGGTAATGCTTTCGCAGGTGCTGTTGTAAAGTTTTCAGGCTCTTGTGCCGCATCAGCATAAGAAACGATTTTTGCCAATGGTTTTAATCCTAATTCTTCCATTTTTTCTTTGGAAACAAGGATCAAAGCAGAAGCTCCATCATTTAAAGTAGAAGCATTAGCTGCTGTTACCGTACCTTCTTCTTTTTTGAAAACTGTAGGAAGAGTTCTGATTCTGTCGAAGTTTACTGCTTTGTATTCTTCATCTTCTGCAAAAACTACAGGATCTCCTTTTCTCTGAGGAATAGAAACCGGTACTATTTCTTCTTTAAATCTCCCTTCACTCCAGGCGTTTGCTGATCTTTTGTAAGATTCTATTGCGAAATTATCCTGATCTTCTCTTGTAATGTTATAATCAACAGCACATTTCTCGGCGCACACGCCCATATGCACTTTGTTGTACACGTCTGTAAGGCCATCCAGAACCATACCGTCCTGCATTTTGATATCCCCTAATTTTGTAGCAACTCTTGCATTATAATAGTGAGGAACTAAAGACATATTCTCCATACCTCCAGCAACGATTACTTCAGCATCTCCGGCTTTGATAGCCTGTGCAGCCATTGTTACAGCCTTCATCCCTGAAGCACACACTTTATTTACGGTAGTAGATGGAGTATTGTTTGAAAGACCTGCTCCTAAAGCTACCTGACGAGCCGGAGCTTGTCCTTCTCCTGCCTGCAGGACATTTCCCATATAAATTTCCTGAACATTATTCGGGTCAAGACCAATCTTATCTAATGCTCCTTTTACTGCAACAGCCCCTAATTTGGTAGCCGGAACTGTTGACAAGCTTCCCATAAAACTTCCCATAGGAGTTCTTACTGCGGAAACAATGAATACTTCTTTCATGTATCTAATTTTTATTTTTAGCTGAAATGAAACCAGGTTCCATTTTTGATTTTAAATTTATTTTACTTTCGCATAGATTACGACAAACTGTGCGTTATCTATTTTAGTTTGAATTTTCAGGAAATTATCCTGAGTTTCCATTACTTTATTGCTGAAAACATCACCTACCTGAGCAGGATCTTTTTTATCAGATTTCTCCATAACAATTGCTTTGTAATTGCAATCATCCACAAAAACCAGCGTCGACTTTATAAAGTCTTTTCCGTTGTTGAAATATTCAGTCTGAATATTATCTTTAATGGTCATATACCAGATTGATTCCGGATAGTTGGCTCGTAAAAACTTACCTTCTTTGATATTGGCACATTTGGCCGGATTATCCGGTTTTTTCTGTTCTTTAGTCTGAGCTTGGGCTTGTGAAGCCGTTAGCAGCAATATTCCTGCTGAAAATATTTTCAAGAAATTCATATCTATATCTGTGT is part of the Chryseobacterium lactis genome and encodes:
- a CDS encoding acetyl-CoA C-acyltransferase — encoded protein: MKEVFIVSAVRTPMGSFMGSLSTVPATKLGAVAVKGALDKIGLDPNNVQEIYMGNVLQAGEGQAPARQVALGAGLSNNTPSTTVNKVCASGMKAVTMAAQAIKAGDAEVIVAGGMENMSLVPHYYNARVATKLGDIKMQDGMVLDGLTDVYNKVHMGVCAEKCAVDYNITREDQDNFAIESYKRSANAWSEGRFKEEIVPVSIPQRKGDPVVFAEDEEYKAVNFDRIRTLPTVFKKEEGTVTAANASTLNDGASALILVSKEKMEELGLKPLAKIVSYADAAQEPENFTTAPAKALPIALKKAGLEIADIDFFEFNEAFSVVGLANNKILGLDASKVNVNGGAVALGHPLGSSGSRIIVTLINVLKQNNAKYGAAAICNGGGGASAIVIENM